CAACAAGAAAGTACTAGACGAGTTGTTGGGACATAGTAAGTAACTTCTGCTCTTGCCAACCAAAATTATTCAAATACCCAGGTTCTGGAAATTATTAAACTTCTTTCTTATTCAAATAGTGGTTACATGTCACCTGAATATGCAATGGAAGGCACCTTTTCAGTCAAGTCCGACACATATAGCTTTGGTATTTTGCTTCTAGAAATTGTAAGTGGATTAAAGATCAGCTCACCTCATCATCTTGTGATGGATTTTCCAAACCTTATAGCTTACGTAAGTGTTGCCGGTACCCAATGCTTCAAAATTTAACAATCAAAGAACAAACATAACATTGCCAGAACAAATATTGAAGTTATTCTCTTGTTTCAGGCATGGAACTTATGGAAAGATGGAAGACAAAGGGATTTTGTGGACAAATCAATTTTGGAGAGCTGTTCCCTCAGCGAAGTTTTTAAATGCATCCATATTGGACTCATGTGTGTTCAGGACAGCCCAAATGCTAGGCCACTGATGTCATTCGTTGTGTCTATGCTGGAGAACGAGGACATGCCACACCCAATTCCAACACAACCTATATATTTTGTGCAGAGGCATTATGAATCAGAAGAACCAAGAGAATACTCAGATAAATCTGTTAATAATGTGAGTCTGACTATACTAGAAGGCCGCTGAATAAATGTTTTAGCATAAGCTCTAAACAGATGGATGGTTGTATAGTACATTAGTACggaatactttctccgtttcacaatgtaagtcattctagcatttttcatattcatatagatgttaatgaatctaaatagatatatatgtctagatttattaacatcaatatgaatgtgggaaatgctagaatgacttacattgtgaaacggagggagtagtaaacaaTGAACTGAAAGATATTGGAAAGAATGCATTCCGTAGGTGGTTGTGCGCTTGTGCTACTTGTTTTTTTCTCATCTGCTTTGCTCTATCAATATATTAGGAAGAGCTAATTTATGTTCAAAAATTGAATAGATACTCCTCTAACAGAATAATGATTAGAGATCCACACAAGTGATCATTTGCCATGCGTCTtttcttttgtgaaatatattgaGCAGGTATTTGAAAGGTCATCTAATTAAGGATGGAAGAATCTATCCAAGGCGAAGTGCTCCAGCAGCGCTTGGGGTCTATGTTTATGTGTGGCGGGTGGTTCCAATCCCCGCTCTACCTCACGGGCTTGACTCATGCATGAATCAGCCATCCCCAGATGCCCAACCTAGAACCAAAAATTGGAGGCTTGGGTCGAAAAATTAGTTAAAATCATGCCTGCCCGTGCTGGGTTCATACCGTCTGCACCCTggacgcgccgccgctcgccacacgctctccctcctctccggcgCGCCCGTGCAGCGGATGATGTCGCGACTCGCGAATGGCCGTGCCGCACGGAGTCGGATCAACTCAATCCGCATCGAAAAATCGGAGgtttgggggggagggggggggtgtCCGGAACCTGGCCTGCTCCGTGAGCTCGCGCAACCGCCACCGCCTGCATCCTcgatccggcctccccgtcctggccggcggccgctcgctctcccgcctcgccgcgccatcGTCGGCAACATCTCCGCCacttcgcccgcgccgtcggctTGCAGTGGCGGATCGCCTCCTCGGGTGGGCCGCCCCAGTGCCGGCTCGGTGGGCTCTTACTCCACGGATGGGCTGACTCCGGCGGGCGGAGGCCTCATTGAGGCCCATTAGTCCATCAACGAGCTTTCACCGACTTGGGCCGGCCTGCTTTGCCTCACCTCCTGCCAACACAGGCCCCCACTGATGGGTTTGGGCCATAGGTGCTCGAGATGGTCCGAAGCCGCCGAATGCGCCTCTACCCCAGTTAGGTgttcggccgccgcccgccggagcCACCGGAGTAGAGGGCACCGAGACCGCGGCGGGGCGGAGTCGCGGACCTCCTGGGGTTGGTTCGTCCGCCACTGCGATGGCAGTGGTACGCCGCGAGGTGGTGGAGGCTTTGCAGCCTTGCAGCCTAGGAGAGGAACCGCTAGTGGATGCGGCAATGGATCAGCTAGCGCTTACTTCCCCATCCCTGGGAGCGAGAACACATGCCTGACAGAGTGGTGGTTGCAGGCCAGAACATATTTTCGGAAGTGCTACAGGACAAACTTCGACAGCGCTTGTATGCTGATTTGCTGGTAgatttggaaggaaagaaaTGCGCGTGTTTTCGACCAAAGATCGAGAAGCCCTAACCAGTTAGCAGAGGCTATCAAAGAAGAGATCTTAGTGTGGAAAGAAGCAGGCTATTTCGAGAATTGCAGTTCTTAGTTTTCTTTCTGTTGTGTTGACGTTCCAGTTCTTTAGTTTGCCGGGCTGTGGTTCCTGCCACAGTCTAATTCGACACCTGTCGTTGCAAGCGAAAACTACTTGTACTTTGATTTTATTCCTCCTAATCTTAATAAAATTGGTCGCCGGTTCCTtcggccgacccggcaaaaagAGGAACCGCTAGTGCTGACGCGCTGTtgggcaagcggcggcggcgcagccgccggcggcggctgagggggAACCGAAGCAGACGCGCAACCTCCGGTCGTGACGTGGTTTCGCCGAGGAGGTTCAGGTTCAGGCGTGCCATTTCAACGCCCCTCGAGTGcaggtactagtactactactgatTAAAACAGTGATGAATCACATAGATGCGGATTCGTATTCTTCGTTTTTTTATCGCCTAGTGCAAATTGCAAAAATGCACCCAGGTACCCAACCTTCCAGTTCCAATAATTTAGTGAAATTTGACGACGAAAGGATtttacctttttcttttcgTAAAACATATAGGGcgtgtttagttggtgaaatgaaaatttttgggtgtcacatcggacgtttgaccggatgtcggaagtggttttcggacacaaatgaaaaaactaatttcataactcgcctggaaactgtgagacgaatcttttgagcctaattaatccatcattagcacatgtgggttactgtagcacttacgGCTAATCATGacctaattaggctcaaaagatttgtctcgtgatttacatgtaaactatgcaattaatttttctttttatctatatttaatgctccatatatgtgtccaaagattcgatgagatgtttttgagaactaaacaaggccataaTATCCGAAAACTGTTGAATATGAATGATAATTCATAAGCCCAATGACCCAAAGAGCAATCACATTTTCACTGGGACAATTTTGTTTCCTGTAAATTTCATTCCGTAGCGGTTAATTCTATAACCAGCTCATTCTGAAATTAAAGAGGGACAATCATATGATCAGATCAAGTGATGAATTCTGCAACAAGTTGATTCTGAATCCAAACTTCTAACGCCCCTGTAGTGTGGTAAGGCTCATGCTGTTTACAGATTTGTTGGCGTCCTGTCTCGTCCCTTCGGCCATATAATTCCTTGGCACGAAATATGCAGGTTGCTTTGGAGTAGGACGTGCTGTGGTCTCATTCTCTAACATGGCCACAACTGATGACATGAATGGTCTAGCACTTGGGTCTTCCTGGACACATAACAGTCCTAAGTGGATACAGAGCAAAAACTCGCTAATTGCATAGCTTTCCAGAATAATTGAGTCCACAAAATCCTCTGCATTTCCATCTTTCCACAAGCTCCAGGCCTGAACAAAGAGAAGAGAGTTTCTAATTAGTGCAAAACTTTAGCTGTTGAAACTTTGTGCACTATATGTCATACAACTTACACGGGCTATAAGGTTTGGAAAATCCATTGTCAGATGAGGTGAGCTGATCTTAGAGCCACTTATAAGCTCCAAGACTAAAACACCAAAGCTGTAGGTGTCAGACTTGACAGAGAAGATGCCTTCCATCGCATATTCAGGTGACATGTAACCACTGTTTAAATCATGTCACCAACTGAGTGTAAGTAGTTTGAATGCGTTCAAGTATATAGAAGTTTGTATTTTATACACAGGTAGTTGAAGAGTTACTCACTATGTCCCGACTACATGCTTAGTGTTTGCTTGATGCTGGTTGCTACCAAAGATTCTCGCCATACCAAAATCTGATATTTTGGGGCTCATCTCCTCATCCAATAAAATGTTGCTGGCTTTGAGATCTCTGTGAATTATTGTCATCCTTGAGTCTTGGTGGAGATAAACAAGTCCTCTAGCTACTCCTTTGATTATGTTGAACCGTGTTCGCCAATCAAGCATAGACTTTTTTGAATCATCTACGACGGACATTATGAAAGGAAACTTATTGTTGTTCAGGCTTTGGGAACCCTCTCGGCCTCTCCCACCAAAAGTGAAAAAGGTAAAAAgagaatatataattattacatACCAAAAAGGAAGTAATCCAGGCTTCTGTTTGGTAAGTATTCATAAATAAGAAGCTTCTCTTCTCCATGAATGCAGCAACCAAGAAGCCTGACTAGATTTTTGTGCTGCAATTTGGCAATAAGAACCACTTCATTTGTAAAATGCTCTACCCCCTGTGTGGAACCTGTACCGAGTCTTTTGACAGCAACTTCTTTGCCTCCTTCCAACTTCCCCTGTATAGTAAAATTATTTTAACAGGATAAAAATTATAAGGCTTGTCCACTGCTACAACTCTTAGTGTAAATTGTTACCttataaaccttaccaaaaccTCCTTTGCCAAGCATGTTGGAATCACTGAAATTGTTTGTTGCAGTAGCAACCTCTTCAAAATTAATATTTGGAAATTCTACCTTCTGCTCAAAAAGTTCGTGAGAAGTTGTAAAGTTTCCTAACACTGTTCTCTTCTTATTTTCGTCATTTCTCTGTTTGCCTAATAAGAACATCATTATCGGTCAGTAGTTACAGGAAGACTGCATAGTGTTAGTTAGTATTGAGTATTGACCCTCACTGTACCTTTTGTTTGCCACTTCCTGACAAGGTATATGGATGTGAATGTCAGCAGGCATGCTATAATTGGGACTACAACCTTCACtacttttttgttctttttgttggCTTCAGAAGTGTACCCTATCAAgaaaagtgattttttttctcagaattccATGTACAAGCTATCTAAGGGTATCATCAATGTATATGGCAAAAGTAGTCTATATAGATGGGATCCACATAAATAAACTTTACCTATAGCAATCCTCACAATGTATATGGATACAATGTGAcattaggagaagagagagaagtagagatagataatattatttatgtcatatgggtagtccatatgcatatggatACCTTTTGCTATTTTCTTTATATAGACTAGTTGCACAATATTACTAGATGACTGAATGGAATAGTTTATTCCCTATGGACTACTTTTGTagtacattgtggatgccctaagaGTTATATTGCAACTGCAGGGGAAAAAAGGTGGGCATACCAGGAGAGTAGGCCAACCGGAGGTACAGGTTCTGACCATCACCAAAACCAGTCCTCCCCGTGTCGACTAGCTCCCCAGTCCAAAGCAAGCACCTTGATTGGTCTGCCGTGGTGCCGGCTATGGTCAAGTTTGCATAAGCATAAGCCGTGCACGAGCAGTTGCGGTTGCACTCAGCCGTGCACTCATCAAAGCTTCTGTTTGGGACAGGAATGAACTTGTCAGGGACCTTCATTCCGGACATGGTCACAAAATGATTCCCATCTCCGCATCTCAACTGTTGCTTTCTTCGGCATCCTCTCGAAGAGTTGGTGGTGTCAGGCTCGAACCCATCGAGGCATTGGCACCTTGGGATGGCTAGCATGGCATCACAGTAGCCGAATGGGCCACATGAGGCGTAGGTATAGCAGTCGATGGTGCTCGCTGGGCGTTGTAAGCGAACTGTCCATGATGACGAGCTATCATCCCAACTCAGGAACCTGAAGGTTCCCATGTAATCAAGCATGATGCGTGCATTTGCTGAGCCATCAGAGGTTGTGTACCTAACATAGAATTCATCCTGTGTGTTCACCAGAGTTTGATATATGAAAGAGGTGGTGTTGCTGCCGTATGCTTCGCCGGACACTGACACACTACCAATCACGACGAAGCGGTAATATGGCTTGGTCCCATG
This window of the Oryza sativa Japonica Group chromosome 4, ASM3414082v1 genome carries:
- the LOC4337120 gene encoding LOW QUALITY PROTEIN: receptor-like serine/threonine-protein kinase SD1-7 (The sequence of the model RefSeq protein was modified relative to this genomic sequence to represent the inferred CDS: substituted 2 bases at 2 genomic stop codons) → MNMACLPFLICLLLISFCKCDDQLTQAKQLHPGDVLGSKSGVFALGFFSPGTSNKSLYLGIWYHNIPQRTYVWVANRDNPISTPSSSVMLAISNSSNLVLSDSEGRTLWTTNITITGGDGAYAALLDTGNLVLQLPNETIIWQSFDHPTDTILPNMKFLLRYKAQVSRRLVAWKGPNDPSTGEFSLSGDPSLDIQAFIWHGTKPYYRFVVIGSVSVSGEAYGSNTTSFIYQTLVNTQDEFYVRYTTSDGSANARIMLDYMGTFRFLSWDDSSSSWTVRLQRPASTIDCYTYASCGPFGYCDAMLAIPRCQCLDGFEPDTTNSSRGCRRKQQLRCGDGNHFVTMSGMKVPDKFIPVPNRSFDECTAECNRNCSCTAYAYANLTIAGTTADQSRCLLWTGELVDTGRTGFGDGQNLYLRLAYSPGYTSEANKKNKKVVKVVVPIIACLLTFTSIYLVRKWQTKGTRNDENKKRTVLGNFTTSHELFEQKVEFPNINFEEVATATNNFSDSNMLGKGGFGKVYKVTIYTKSCSSGQALXFLSCXNNFTIQGKLEGGKEVAVKRLGTGSTQGVEHFTNEVVLIAKLQHKNLVRLLGCCIHGEEKLLIYEYLPNRSLDYFLFDDSKKSMLDWRTRFNIIKGVARGLVYLHQDSRMTIIHRDLKASNILLDEEMSPKISDFGMARIFGSNQHQANTKHVVGTYGYMSPEYAMEGIFSVKSDTYSFGVLVLELISGSKISSPHLTMDFPNLIARAWSLWKDGNAEDFVDSIILESYAISEFLLCIHLGLLCVQEDPSARPFMSSVVAMLENETTARPTPKQPAYFVPRNYMAEGTRQDANKSVNSMSLTTLQGR